In the Armatimonadota bacterium genome, ACCGGGGATCTGAGGCCGCTCAGGTCGTCGTCGGACCCGTGGCCGCGTCGTCATCGGCGACGACCTGCTCCAGCAGCGCGTACAGGTCGGCCAGGCGTCGCTCGGCCGCCTCGTACTCGGCACGTACTGTCCGCACCTGTTGCGCGTCACGGTACAGGTCCGGATCGGCCAGGCGCCGGCCCAGGTCGTCGAGGGCGCGCTCGGCCGCGGCGATCTGCGCCGCGACCTCCTCGAAGGTCGGCACCGGTGGTCGCGCGGCGTGGCCCTGGGTCGGGTCGCGGCCGCGCCCGCGGGCGGCAGCCGCCCCGGGTGGCCGCGTGGGGGCCGCGTGCTGGCGCTGGCGCAACTCGCGGTAGCTGCCGTGGAAGTCGTGCAGGCCGTCGTCGCCCAGCGTGAGGATGCGCGTCGCCAGGCGCTCCAGCAGGTAGCGGTCGTGGGTGGCCACGATCATCGTCCCGGGGAACCCGGCCAGCGCCGCCTCCAATGCTTCCCGCGACGGGATGTCGAGGTGGTTCGTCGGCTCGTCCAGGAGCAGCAGGTTCGGTGTGTCGAGCAGCAGCTTCGCGAGCACCAGCCGCTGGCGCTCGCCGCCCGAGAGCGTCGCCACCGGCTTGAAGACGTCGTCGCCCGAGAAGAGGAAGCGCCCCAGGTAGCGCCGGATCTCCTCAGGGGGCTGGGGGCGGTCGGCCAGCACTTCGTCCAGCACGGTGCGGGCGTCGTCGAGCACGGTCGTGGCGTCCTGGGCGAAGTAGCGCGGCACGACCCCCGCACCCAGGATCACCCGTCCGCTGGAGGGCGCCTCCAGTCCGGCGATCAGTCGCAGCAGCGTGGACTTGCCGGTACCGTTGGGACCCAGCAGGCCGATGCGCTCGCCGCGGAGGACGTCGAGGCTGACGTTGCGCACGACCTCCGGTCCGCCGTCGTAGCGCTTGCTGACCTCCCGCAGCCGGACGACCAGCTGGCCAGAGGCCGGGGCCGCGGACGCTGCCAGGCGCAGCGACCGCTGGCGACGCGGGGGCGCAGCCGGGGCGGCCTGCAGGCGCGCCAGCGTCTTCTGGCGGCTCCGGGCCTGGGCCGCGCGTTGCCCCGCGTGATAGCGTCGAATGTAGTCCTCGAGCCTTGCGATCTCCTCCTGGCGGCGCTCCCATGCCTCCTGCTCCTGGCGGGCGCGGAGCGCCTTCTGCGCCGCGTAGGCGCTGTAGGTGCCCCGGTAGGTCGTCAGCCGTGTGTCCTCCACCTCGACGATGCGCGTGGCGACGGTATCCAGGAGCGACCGATCGTGGCTGACGATCAGGCACGCACCCGGGAAGGCGACCAGGTAGGTCTCCAGCCACTCGGTCGCCGCCAGGTCCAGGTGATTGGTGGGCTCGTCCAGCAGCAGCAGGTCGGGCTCGCGGAGCAGCACCCGAGCCAGTTCCGCGCGCGCCCGCCATCCGCCGCTCAGTTCGTCCAGTCGCTGCCCCACGCCGGCGGCGTCGAAGCCCAGGCCGGCCAGCACCTCCCGCGCCCGGGGTTCCAGCGTGAAGCCGCCCAGGTGCTCGAAGTGCGCGCGCACATGGGCGTACTCGTCGAGCACGGCCTCCAGCCGTGCGGGGTCCTGGAGCACCCCGGGCTGCGCCATGAGCTGCTCGAGGGCGTGCGCTCGCGCCGCGAGCGCGTGCACCTCGGTGGCGGCGGCCAGCACATGCGCCCACACTGTCGTCGCACCCGCGGGCGGCGGGGCCTGCGGGAGGTAGGCGATGCGCGCCCACCCTGCGATGGCGACGCGCCCCGTGTCGGGCTCCTCCAGCCCCGCCGCCAGGCGGAGCAGCGTGGTCTTGCCCGCGCCGTTGCGGCCGACCACGCCGAGTTTCTCGCCCGGCTCCAGTGCGAACGTCACCTCGCGCAGCACGGCGTGTGCGCCGTAGGCCTTGGACACCTCGGTGAACGCCAGCAGGGGCATGGATACCTGACCTTAGGCCCGCGGCCGGCGCGCTGTCAACCGCCAGGGGCGGGAGTCCACGATTCCACCCCGCCGCACCCGCCGCGGACGTTCGCGCTTGTCCCCCTATCCACCGCTAATCACGCTTGTCTCGCGCCGCGGGTCCAGGGCTCCCACCGGCCCGCCGTGGGGCAGGCCATGGGCTCCCTCGTCGCCGGCAGCCCGGCCCTGCATTGCGGGGCGCAGCGGGGCCCACAGGAACTTCCCCCGGCGGCGTCCAAGAGCCCACCGCGACGCCCACAGCACCATCGCCGAGGGAGGGAGGATCGTGCCTCTCACGCCGGACACGCTCGCCGCGCTGCGCACGCTGTCCAGCCCCACGGTCGCCAACGCCATCGAGACGTTTCGCGTGCGGCCCCGGGAGGCCGGCAACCTCGCCGCCGGGATCCGGGCCCTGTTCCCCGAGCTCGGGCCGATGGTGGGCTATGCCGTCACCGCGGTGGTGCGCGCCGAGCGCCCCGCCCCCGAAGGGCGCCGCGCCAGCACCTTCGCGTGGTGGGACTACGTGCTGACGATGCCGGCGCCCCGCGTGGTGGTAGTCCACGACCTCGACGACCCGCGCGGCCAGGGTGCCTTCTGGGGCGAGGTGCAGGCGAACATCCACATGGCGCTCGGGTGCGTGGGCACCGTGACCGACGGCTCCGTGCGCGACCTGGACGAGGTCCGCGCGCTGGGGTTCCAGTGCTGCGCCGCGCACGTCTCGGTCTCGCACGCCAACGTACACCTGGTGGACTTCGGCATCCCCGTCAAGGTCGGCGGCGTCTGGATCGCCCCCGGCGACCTGCTCCACGCCGACCAGCACGGCGTCGTGGTGATCCCCGCCGAGGTGGCCGAGCGCATCCCCGAGGCCGCCGAGCGCATCGCCGCGGACGAGCAACGCATCATCCAGGTCTGTCAGAGCGGCGGGTTCTCGCTGGAGCGCCTGAAGGCCGTCTACAAGGCGGTGCGTCCCGACGCGTACTGAGGCACCATCGGGCTGCCCGTCCGCCGCGCCGCGGCGGGGTCGGTGCCCGTAGCCACTGGTGCGTCCGCGCGGCGCTACCGTCGCAGGTAGGCGTCTGCGCCCGCGATCCAGTCCTGCCGCGGCGGGCTGAAGATGTCCACGTCGACGACGTCCTCCAGGGCCTCGGCACCGTGGGGGAGGTTGCTGGGGATCAGGAGCATCTCGCCGGCCCGCAGGACAACCTCGCGGTCGGGGAAGGTGAAGCGCAGCGTGCCGCTCAGGCAGTAGGAGAGCTGCTCGTTCTCGTGCTGGTGCGTGGGGACCACGGCGCCCGCCTTGAGCTCCAGCACCGCGCACATGATACGGTCGCCCCAGAACATGCGGCGGGTGATCTTGGGATTCACCGTCTCGGGGGGCATGGCAGCCAGGACATGGTGCTGCAGGTCAGCCATCCGTCGCCTCCTGTACGTGAACTCCGGACACGGGGAGGGTTGCACGTCGGTCGGTGGCTTCCTGCTGCAGGAAGCGCCGGCGGTCGAAGCTAACCAAGAGGGCGCTTTCGTACAACCCGACACAGCCGCAGAGGAGGAGCGTGATGAAGTACCGCCGCCTGGGCGCGTCCGGGCTGGAGGTCTCGGTCGTTGGCGTGGGGTGCAACAACTTCGGCCGCGCCTGCGACGCCGCCCAGACCGCACGCGTGGTGCACGCCGCGCTGGACCGGGGCATCACCTTCTTCGACACCGCCGAGATCTACGGCGAGACCAGATCCGAGGAGTACCTGGGGCGCGCCCTGGAGGGACGCCGCGACCGGGCGGTGATCGCCACGAAGGTCGGCTGGCGGGTCGGGCCGGGCCCGAACGAGGGCGGCGCCTCGCGCCGGCGCATCCTGCAGGCCATCGAAGGCAGCCTGCGGCGCCTGCGCACGGACCACGTGGACCTCTACCAGATCCACCAGTGGGATCCCCACACGCCCATCGAGGAGACGCTGGCGGCGCTGGACGCGTTGGTGCGGCAGGGCAAGGTGCGCTACATCGGGTGCTCCAACTTCGCGGCCTGGCAGCTGGTCTGGGCGCTGTGGACCGGTGACCGCCGGGGGTTCGCCCCCTTCGTGTCGGTCCAGCCCCACTACAGCCTCTTGCACCGGGAGCCGGAGGCTGAGCTGCTGCCGGCCTGCCAGGCCCTGGGCGTCGGCGTGATCCCCTATTTCCCCCTGGCGGGCGGCATGCTCACGGGCAAGTACCGGGAGGACGCCCCGCCGCCGCCGGGGACGCGCTTCGAGGCCCTGGAACGCATGCGGGTGCGGTTCGCCACACCGCGCAACTTCGCGATCGTGCGGGCGCTGGAGGCGTGGGTTCAGCCGAGGGGACGCACGCTGGCCGAGCTGGCCATCGCCTGGCTGCTGGCGCGGCCGGCGGTGTGCACCGTGATTACCGGCGCGACCACGCCCGAGCAGATCGAGGCCAACGCCCGGGCGGCCGACTGGGAGTTGACGGCGGTCGAGGTCGAGGAGGTGGCGGCGCTGGCGCCGATGGGGTAGCCGCAGCCTCCAGCACGTGCAGAGATCGATGGCCGAGGGCGCATTCCCTTCAGCGTACCTCATGCGCACATGCGCCGCACCATCATCTCCCCGGAGATCGGGTCGTCACCCGATGCCCGTGACCGGGCCGGAGGCTAAAATGTATCGGAAGAGCATGTCTCGCGAAGTGCGGGAGGTGACGTAGATGGTTCGTCTTGTCGCCCTCGTCGTCCTGGCCGCGCTGGTGCTCGTCGGCCCCCACGCTGGAAGCGCGCAAGCCAGGCGCATCGTCGTCTACGCCGCTATGGACGAAACGGTCATCAGCCGTATCGTCAGAGCGTTCACGGAACGGACCGGGATTCAAGTGGAGATGTTGACGGTCGCCGCTGCCGGCACCGTTGCCGCACGCATCACGGCGGAAAAGGCGCGTCCGCGGGCCGATATCTTCGTGGGCGGGTCCATCGACTTCCACGCACCGCTGGCCGCCGAGGGGATTCTTGCGCCCTATCGGTCTCCTGCGGCGGCCGAGGCCAAGGTGCCCAGGGAGTTCATCGACCCCAAGGGGTTCTGGCACGGGTGGTACTTTGGCGTACTGAGCGTGGTGGTAAACCGCCCGGTCTTCGACCGCACCTTGGGAGCGGCAGGCATTGCGCTGCCCAGAACGTGGGATGATCTGACGTTGCCGGCGTTCCGCGGGCAGGTAGTGCTGCCCAGCCCTGTCACGACCGGCGCCGGGTACATCTTCCTCGCGACCCAGTTCTTCAGGCTGGGGGAAGAACGCGGGTGGACGTATCTCAAGGCCCTGGCGGCGAACACGTCACAGTTCGCCCCTACTGTGCCTGCGGCGATGACTCTGGTGGAGCGCGGCGAGGCAGCGCTGGGCATGAACTGGGCCCACGTGGGGCTCATCGCCCGCAACCGAGGCGTGCCCATCGACATTATCCTCCCCCCGGACACCGGCTACGAGATCGGAGGCGTGTCGATTATCAAGGGCGGTCCGAATCCCGAGGGGGCCAAGGAGTTCGTCGATTTCGTCTTCTCCAGACTGGCCCAGGACATCGCGGTCAAGTATCACCTGACCTATCCCGTGAGACTCGATGTGCCCAGCCCCGCGGGGATGCCGGCGCTGGAGAACGTGAAGCTGGTCAAGTACGATCGCGACTGGGCGATTGCCAACATGACCCGGGTGCGAGAACGGTGGATGCGCGAGGTGGGGCGCTAGAGGAATGACACGCACGCTGCGATGACTGGGAGGCGGCGACGTCTGCAGGTCTGTACTGTGAGACGGCTATGACCGTGGCCCGCCGTCTCCTGCGCGATCCTGCGCTGACAGCCGCGTTTCTCGTCGTGGGCGGCGCGCTATTGATCTTCGTGCTGTATCCTACCTTGCGAGTTCTGACGTTTCCCGGGCTGCAGGAGTACCTTAGCGTTCCCCAAAGCGTGCGGTGGTTGCAGGCGTTGCGGAACAGCCTGGTGATGATGGTGCTGTCCAGCACTACCGCTACCGCCGTCGGTCTGGTCTTCGCGTTTGCGCTGGTTCGCGGGGATGTGCCCGGGGCCGGCGTGTTTCGCCTCGCAACGCAGCTTCCTTTGTTTGCGCCGCCGTTCATGGTGGCGTTCGCCTACATCTTGCTCTTTGGACGCCAGGGACTGATTACCCGATCCCTGTTGGGGCTCGACCTGAACATCTTTGGCTGGCCCGGGTTGTGGGTGGTCCAGACGGTAGCGTTCTTCCCGTACGCAGCGCTGGTCATCGAGAACGTGCTGCG is a window encoding:
- a CDS encoding ABC-F family ATP-binding cassette domain-containing protein, with protein sequence MPLLAFTEVSKAYGAHAVLREVTFALEPGEKLGVVGRNGAGKTTLLRLAAGLEEPDTGRVAIAGWARIAYLPQAPPPAGATTVWAHVLAAATEVHALAARAHALEQLMAQPGVLQDPARLEAVLDEYAHVRAHFEHLGGFTLEPRAREVLAGLGFDAAGVGQRLDELSGGWRARAELARVLLREPDLLLLDEPTNHLDLAATEWLETYLVAFPGACLIVSHDRSLLDTVATRIVEVEDTRLTTYRGTYSAYAAQKALRARQEQEAWERRQEEIARLEDYIRRYHAGQRAAQARSRQKTLARLQAAPAAPPRRQRSLRLAASAAPASGQLVVRLREVSKRYDGGPEVVRNVSLDVLRGERIGLLGPNGTGKSTLLRLIAGLEAPSSGRVILGAGVVPRYFAQDATTVLDDARTVLDEVLADRPQPPEEIRRYLGRFLFSGDDVFKPVATLSGGERQRLVLAKLLLDTPNLLLLDEPTNHLDIPSREALEAALAGFPGTMIVATHDRYLLERLATRILTLGDDGLHDFHGSYRELRQRQHAAPTRPPGAAAARGRGRDPTQGHAARPPVPTFEEVAAQIAAAERALDDLGRRLADPDLYRDAQQVRTVRAEYEAAERRLADLYALLEQVVADDDAATGPTTT
- a CDS encoding RraA family protein codes for the protein MPLTPDTLAALRTLSSPTVANAIETFRVRPREAGNLAAGIRALFPELGPMVGYAVTAVVRAERPAPEGRRASTFAWWDYVLTMPAPRVVVVHDLDDPRGQGAFWGEVQANIHMALGCVGTVTDGSVRDLDEVRALGFQCCAAHVSVSHANVHLVDFGIPVKVGGVWIAPGDLLHADQHGVVVIPAEVAERIPEAAERIAADEQRIIQVCQSGGFSLERLKAVYKAVRPDAY
- a CDS encoding cupin domain-containing protein codes for the protein MADLQHHVLAAMPPETVNPKITRRMFWGDRIMCAVLELKAGAVVPTHQHENEQLSYCLSGTLRFTFPDREVVLRAGEMLLIPSNLPHGAEALEDVVDVDIFSPPRQDWIAGADAYLRR
- a CDS encoding aldo/keto reductase, whose amino-acid sequence is MKYRRLGASGLEVSVVGVGCNNFGRACDAAQTARVVHAALDRGITFFDTAEIYGETRSEEYLGRALEGRRDRAVIATKVGWRVGPGPNEGGASRRRILQAIEGSLRRLRTDHVDLYQIHQWDPHTPIEETLAALDALVRQGKVRYIGCSNFAAWQLVWALWTGDRRGFAPFVSVQPHYSLLHREPEAELLPACQALGVGVIPYFPLAGGMLTGKYREDAPPPPGTRFEALERMRVRFATPRNFAIVRALEAWVQPRGRTLAELAIAWLLARPAVCTVITGATTPEQIEANARAADWELTAVEVEEVAALAPMG
- a CDS encoding ABC transporter substrate-binding protein, yielding MVRLVALVVLAALVLVGPHAGSAQARRIVVYAAMDETVISRIVRAFTERTGIQVEMLTVAAAGTVAARITAEKARPRADIFVGGSIDFHAPLAAEGILAPYRSPAAAEAKVPREFIDPKGFWHGWYFGVLSVVVNRPVFDRTLGAAGIALPRTWDDLTLPAFRGQVVLPSPVTTGAGYIFLATQFFRLGEERGWTYLKALAANTSQFAPTVPAAMTLVERGEAALGMNWAHVGLIARNRGVPIDIILPPDTGYEIGGVSIIKGGPNPEGAKEFVDFVFSRLAQDIAVKYHLTYPVRLDVPSPAGMPALENVKLVKYDRDWAIANMTRVRERWMREVGR